In the Sphingobacterium sp. PCS056 genome, TAATGGTCAGGACCAGTATACTGAACTTTTCTCTAAATCCAATTTCCAAAATATTTCTACCTACATATTTTTTAGGCGCCACCGCTTCAATGATACTATAATTTGCATTCAGCTCAAAGGATTCGATAAGTCCGTTCAAACATAATTTTTTTGCCCATCGTTCGGCGGTTTCTTCTTCTGGATGCACAATTTCGCTAACGCCAATAGCGGTAAGAACTTTTTCATGAAGTGGATTGATCGCTCTACTAATAAGGCGTTTTACAAAATGATTTTTACATAGTGCAGTTACCATTATATTAGCCCCTTCGTTTTCCCCAATTGCCACGATTACTATATCCGTATTTTTCAGCGGGAGACTTGTAAATGCAGTTTCGTCTGTTGCATCAATACAGATGGTATTGGTGATCTTATCTTTTAGCATATTGACCTTTTCCATACGGTTGTCAACACCCATGACCTCATTGCCTTGTATTGTTAATTTCTCTGCTAGAGATGCGCCAAAACTTCCTAATCCGATTACGATAAATTTCATATATTATATAATAGTCATTTCTTCCGTTGGATAACGGTAATTTGTAAATTTAATCTTTTTGAATACTGATACCAGTATCGACAGCATGGTTACTCTTCCGATAAACATAATCGTAATGATGACCAACTTACTTGCTGTACTTAGCCCCGCTGTGATCCCCAAAGTTAGACCGACGGTACTATAAGCTGAAAAACATTCAAAAGCAATATCTAAAAGATTCAGTTTAGGATCGAAAGTTGCAATTAGAAATACGCCAATACCAATGACCAATAAAGAAAGCGTCATGGCAGCAAAAGCTCTTCTAATAGTTCTTTCTGATATTTCGCGTTGAAATACCTCAATTCTATCTCTGCCTTTTGCTAATGATATAAAGTTAAAGATTGCCAATGCAAAGGTACTTGTTTTGATACCACCTCCCGTAGAATTTGGAGAAGCTCCGATCCACATTAACAAAATGATCAATAGGGTGGAAGAAAAGTACAGCTCATGAAAATTAATGGAATTGTAGCCAGCTGTCCGTGGAGTCGTTGCGGTAAAAAGGGCCGTTACGATTTTGCCCACTCCATGATGTGCAGCTAGTACATGATCATATTCTTTAATATATAGAATTAAAGTACCAATTACGATAAGTAAAAAAGTAGTAATCAGATTCACTTTACTATTAATCGTTAGTACCCTAGGAATGTAATGATCTTGTTTTTTTGTGATCCACATGATCATTCGGTTAAGAAGATGTTTTAAGTATTTGACTACATTAATAACGATCGGAAACCCAAGACCACCAAATACGAATAATAGGATTATAATTACTTGTAGTGGATAGTTATAGAGATAAGGAGTTTCCATCATCCCCAATGGTAATGTCGAAAAGCCTGCATTGCAGAAAGATGAAATGGAGTGAAATACCGCAAAGAAAATACGGTGCTCCCATTGTGGTATCAGCGTACTATCCAATGTTGTATAAATCAATAGAGCTCCAACTCCTTCCACGATAAAGGTGATCAATAATATTCGTTTTAGCATCGTAAATACTTCTCCGACTCGCTCGGCATTCATAAAGTCTTTGGTTGCTAATTGATTTTCATAAGAAGAACCCCCTTTGAAAAAAAAACTGAAATAACTGGAAAAAGTAAGTATACCCAATCCTCCAGCCTGTATGAGCATCAAGATAATGATCTGTCCAAATAGCGTAAAATGACTGCTGGTGTCCACAACAATTAGTCCTGTAACACACACTGCGCTAGTAGATGTAAATAGGGCATCTATGAAAGACAGATCCTTATTGAGTGAAATGGGCAGCATTAACAATATTGTTCCACCAAGGATTAACATCATAAAACTTAATATAAAAAGCTGGGTAGGGGTTAAAGTGGATCGTTTCAAATAAGAGTGCTTCATTTCAAGAATTTGGAGGAAATCAGTCACAAATCTATAAAATTATGTCCAATTATAGTTTTCTTTTTTAGAATATAAAGAGTTGCTGTAAAGTGAATACTTTTATTTCTATTTACATGGTTATAAAGTTTACAGAATATGTTATATTGTATTCAAAATAATCCTTTTTATAAGGTACGTAAGGTCATAAAAAACATATATTTTGAATAAATTACAAGAGTTTTTAAATCTGCATCAAGGAGAGGATCAGAAGGATAAGGTGTTAGAGAATGTAACGGCTAATATTTCTTTTCGTGGAGCTAATTTATGGATATTGGCATGTGCTATTGTGATTGCATCAGTAGGGTTAAATGTCAATTCTACAGCGGTTATTATTGGAGCAATGTTGATATCACCGCTCATGGGACCTATAGTTGGTGCCGGTTTTGCTTTGGGAACATATGATTTTGGATTATTAAAAAAATCCTTAAAAAACTTAATCATAGCGACGCTAGTTAGTTTAATAGTGTCGTTTATATATTTTTCTCTTAGTCCTTTTAAAGAAGCTCAATCCGAGTTACTTGCGCGGACATCTCCTAATATATACGATGTATTGATTGCATTTTTTGGAGGTATGGTGGGGGTTATCGCAATCACTAGGGTAGAGAAAGGAAATCCGATACCTGGCGTAGCTATTGCGACTGCATTGATGCCACCGCTGTGTACAGCAGGTTATGGGCTGGCCATCGGCAGTCTATCTTATTTCGGAGGTGCTATGTATCTCTATATGATCAATTGCTTTTTTATCTGTATATCGACTTTTCTTATTGTCAAATTTCTAAAATACCCTAGCGTCAGTTTTTTAAATGAAGGGAAGAAAAAGCGTATTACAAGAACGATTACCTTGTTAATTTTGGTGATGATCATTCCTAGTTTTTATTTGGCATATGCTTTATTGCAACAGAAGAAGTTTACACAACAAGTCAATAGTTTTATCCAAAATGAACTTGTAGAAAAGGGATATACCTTGATTTATGAAAAAACACAGTTTAACAGTCGTCCCAAAAAAATCGAACTCGCTTTTTTGGATAAGAAATTTTCAAAATCTGAGCTAGTTGAACTCAAAAGTAAACTCGATCTATATCATATTAATAATACAGAATTGCTGATCCGTCAAGATAGTACTGATTTGAAGCGTGATATATTAGCTGAAATCAGTAGGCGTTCGGAAAATGTATCGGAAAAAGATATCGCTATTCAAAATCTTCGAAAAGAACTTGCAACTTATAAGTTTGATGATCAGGAATTAATTCAGGAAATAACAACGTTATTTCCAACGTTAACTCCTTTTTCGATCGGAAAGCAGCTAGCGGTGAATACCGTTGATAGTACCAAAATGGAAACGATATTATTTTATAATAGCAAAGAAAAACTAGATAGTAAAGAGCTCGCAAAACTTAAAAATTGGTTGAACATCAAAATTAAAGGTTCCGATATTAAGATCTTGAAGGGAGAGTAGCATTGAAAGTACTCGTCCAGTATCAACTACTGGACGAGTACTGTAGAGACAATTTTTAAATCGGATGTTTAGTCGCCTTTTCTAAATTTGTTATTTACATATTCGTTAAATCTATATGGCACATTTTACTTCTGTTCTAAAAAAAGACGATGCGAACTGATGCTATTGTTAATCCTGATCTTTTAGATTGCTACCTATGAAAATCTCGTTTTTTTCATGTGATGATAAGGATAGAAAACGTTGATATTGTTTGAGAAAATCACTAATAATCTCATTTTTGGTAAAATATTGAATATCATATCCCTGACGTTCATCTCCAAAATAAGTCATAGGAACATGGGTTTTCATTGTACCGATTTCTGGTGCATTTTTTTCCTCAAGTAAGAAGTCTGATATTTCTTCAAGTTGGCTACCGACCCCACATTGAAAATCAGTCATAGCATCGTGTTTTATTTCAATTTCTACAGATGAAGGACTACTTAATATAATTTTCTCACGATAAAAAAATCAATAGTTGCATTATGCTATGGTTTTAACATTGATGGAGAATGCTTCTGATTTAAATGCTTCCGAAGATCATCTGATGCAGGCAGTTCAAAAACCTCTAGATCAAAATACTTAATAGCGGCAAATAGATGATCGAAAATATCGGACATGGTATCCTCAAAAAATGACCATTGTGTTCCTTTTGTAAACATATAAAGTTCCAAGGGAAGTCCATGTTCATTGGGAGCTAATTGACGAACCAATAATGTCAACTGCTGATGAATATCTGGATTTTGCACGGCATAAGCTTTAATGTAGGCTCTGAATAATCCAATATTGGTCATCCTTCTACCATTTACAAGAACCGTGGGGTCTACTTTGTTTTGTTCGTTGTACTCTTTTATTTCTTTTTCCCTTTTTTCTATATAAGGAGCTAAAAGTGCAATTTTTTTAAGCTCTTGGATTTCTTCATTGCTGAGATAACGAATCGTCGATATTTTGATGTTGATAGATCTCTTGATCCTCCGACCGCCACTTTCTTGCATACCCCTGTAGTTTTTGAAGGAATCACTGAGTAATGTATAGGTCGGTATCGTGACGATCGTTTTATCCCAGTTTTGTACGCGGACATTGTTCAGATTTATTTGTAGGATATCGCCATCGACCCCATATTTTGGCATTTCTATCCAGTCTCCCACGCGAACCGAATCGTTTGCTGACACCTGTATGCTCGCTACGAATCCGAGTATGGTGTCTTTAAAAACCAACATCAATATAGCAGATGCAGCTCCGAGAGAGACCAGAAATGACCAAGGAGAGTTGCCTGTAACTGCAGAAACAATAAGAGTTCCAACGACAAAGATTAGGAAGATCTGCAATACTTGGAGATAACTATCAACAGGCTTATCCAAAAATGCTTTTGAAGAACGCAATATATCTCTCAAAGTTTTTAATAGCGCATTTGCTACACCGTAGATAGCAAAAATCATCAGTATTCCGAGCAGTTTGGTAATGATATCGATGAATGAAGGGAACCCAATAAAAATATAGGGTAGCAACTGTTGAGCTATTGCTATTAGTATCAAACGGCTTAAATGGATCTGTACCTTATTTTCAAGTAACTTGTCATCCCAGTTGTTTTTACTTTTTTTAATAAATCCGGTAACGATTGAATTGAAAAAAAAACGCAAAATATAATCTAAAAATAGTAAGAGTATAAAAGTTGCGATTATGAGAAAGGTAGCACTTAAGATGTGTGCATTTTTGTCGTGAACTCCTATTGATTCCACGAGATTGAATGTCAATTGATAAATTGAACTTGTTGTTTTTTCCGTAATGTTAATGATGTTTGCTTTTTCCATATTAACAAACAAATGTACGAAAAATAAATAGTAGCGTTTTAAAACTCCTATTTACAACTCTACCTCGTACATCTAAACACATATTCCTGCTCTTCACATATAGCTTTCTCTTGCCAAAATTACGGTTGAACCTTTAATAATATCGAATAATAAATAATGGTTATAATAAACAACCATAGTGCAAAAGGAAGGAAATTTGATATTCATTAAAATGAAATGACATGATAAAAAAGAATAAAATAAACGATTTTTCATCATAGTTTACTTATTTTAGAGACTTTTCAAAACTATAAATACGACTAAATTATGCAGCAAATCATCGATCTCATCTATAATATTGTCTGGTCGAAGGCCTTGATATACCTCTGTCTTTTAACTGGTGTGTATTTTACGATTCGGTTTAAATTTCCACAATTACTGTACTTCAAACAGATGATAAAACTATTATTTGTGAAAAATAACGACAACAAAGGAATTTCATCTTTCCAAGCTTTCTCATTAGCTATTTCGGGTCGCGTTGGCACAGGAAATATTGCTGGTGTTGCAACAGCTATAGGAATGGGAGGGCCAGGTGCGATATTTTGGATGTGGGTCATTGCTTTTTTAGGAAGCTCATCGGCCATTATTGAAGCTACTTTAGGACAATTATATAAAGAAACCAAAGATGGGGAGTTTCGCGGAGGCCCTGCCTATTATATTGAAAAAGGACTGAATAATAAAGTGTTTGCATGGATTTTTGCTTTAGTGACCATCATCAGTACAGGCTTTTTATTGCCAAGTGTACAGAGCAATAGCATCGCTGTGGCTGTAAAAAGCGCCTTTAACTTATCTCCAGTCATTATGGGTATATTCATCAGTTTTGTTTTAGGAATAATTATTATAGGAGGTGTAAAACGAATCAGTAAAGTAGCCGAATATGTCGTACCCTTTATGGCCGGACTTTATATTTTGATGGCTATTGTTATTATCGGATTAAATTTTCAGGAGATTCCAGATGTTTTACGCCTGATTTTTTCATCTGCATTCAGTACAGATGCCACCTTTGGTGGTATTGTAGGGGCGGCTATATCCTGGGGGGTGAAGCGTGGCATCTATAGTAATGAAGCCGGACAAGGTACTGCTCCACACGCAGCTGCAGCAGCTCAAGTATCTCATCCCATTAAGCAGGGTTTGGTACAGGGATTTTCAGTTTACATAGATACGCTGTTTGTGTGTACCGCAACTGCATTTATGATCTTATTCACTGGAATGTATAACGTACAGGCAACGGATGGCTCCTTTATCGTTAACAATATTCCTGGAGTGGCTATAGGTGCAGAATTTACACAGTATGCAGTGAGTGCCCATTTTCCTCTATTGGGTAGTGGTTTTGTAGCAGTAGCACTTACCTTGTTTGCATTTACAACCATAATGGCGTATTACTATATTGCAGAAAGCAATCTTAGTTTTATGTTGCGTAGTAGAAAATCTATATTTCTATTGTGGGGACTTCGATTGATGATTTTATTTTCAGTTTTTATTGGTTGTCTAACAACAGCAAAAATGGCGTGGGATTTAGGTGATATTGGTGTAGGCCTTATGGCCTGGCTCAATCTTGTAGCCATTATACTTCTGCACAATAAAGTACTGTTACTATTCAAAGATTATGAAAAACAAAAAAAGAGAGGTAAAGATCCTGTATTTGATAATACCATTTACAAGATAAAAAATGTCAGTGAATGGGATAATTAATTGATCGCATAGAACATTCATACAGCGATAAAATTATCACTATAATTCAACTCTTTAGCTGTTCCAATAATGATGCCGACAACATTTTTTATATGCCAGTGTATTCTATACCTAATAGATTTTCCCTTCTACCTATACTGACATCGGAAGTTGAAAATAGAGTGCCAACTTTCGTAAGCTACTTTTATTAAAATACATTTTGCTTTCATTTGATGTCTAATCAATATGTTCTATTTTGATATGAGTATGAATTGCTCACTGGCATGAACGACGAGAATTATCTGATGACGCTCTTTAGTTTAACATTTCCCTTTTGGTTTCTTTACTTTTTAATGGCTATCATTTTACTTTTATTATAGATAGGATTGCTTGCTGTTTTTAATTTTTATCATACCAGTCCTATATCATGCTAAAGCTTGCTGTAAGATATTTTCAATCGTCACTTTTGGTAGATCTAGGTTTGGGTTTAATCGCAAAATCTTCATGCGACTGCGGTGGCCTGCTTCCAGCTCAGTGTGTTCAAGATATTTTCCTTCAGCAAAAAGAATATAGGGTTCGTCTGTTTTCTTATCTGTCCATAAATAGCAAACTATTTTTTGCTTAAAGCAGAAGCAGGGCATTCCCCACTTTTGGGTTTCAGTCATATTTTTATCCTGATTAAGGATAATATATCTTAATGCAAGTAAACAGCCCCTTACTGGTTCTTCTTTGGTTAGATAGTAATTATTTAGTTGCTCGATCATACACTCTTATTTTACTGCAATAAAAAAATCAATTTCTGCATGGGGTGGGTCAAGTGCCTTTTCTCCAAAGACTTCAAAATCTGCAGTAAATACTCGATTTAGATCTAATTTCCAGATTTCCTGCCATTTATTTACGATCAAACCGTTCATTAAATTTCCTTTGGCAGTTAGTTTCAAATAGTTTCCGCCGTCAATTGATTTCCATACCATTGCTTTTGGAATTGTCGATAAACTTTTTACTTTACATCCAATTATTGTCGTGTATGGCTCAGTATGGTCACTTACATAATCCGTGTATACGGAATATATCGTGTTGTCAATCTTATTTGGAATTGCCTCCAAAATATTCTCCTTGATAAATCTTCTCCATAAATCGCTAATATCTGTAATGGCCAGACCGTTTTCATTTGTTGTTCTGATAGAAATGCCAATCAATTTAAATGGCTCAATGGTAATTTTTTTCATGTATTAATTATTTAGTACGTGACAAAACTACTATGGTCCTGCGACAACCTTATGTCAAGGGCTATGAAATAGATTTCTTTTTGCAGATTTCAAAATATTCCTGCATCGTCATATCATTTGGCTCAAACTCTTCGTTTAGGGTGAACAGATCTAAAATTCTATCAATACGGAATGTTCTAAAATCCTTTCTTAAACGACAGTAGGCGATAAGTAACCAATTTTCCTGTGTGCTGTACATTGCAAAAGGTTCAATGCTTCTTTCAGTAGATTGTTTGTTTTCTGAAGACTGATATTTGATTTTAATAAGTTTAAAATTTGTCATAGCCAGCTGTATGGTTGACAGAAAATGGCTAGTTCTGTTATTATTGGAATTTATTCTGAACAGCACGCGATCGGAAAGTAAATTTGATTTATCTTTTGTATTATTTCTGAGTACAGATTTAATTTTATTTATGGCTTCCGAATACTCCTTAACGAAGGAACTGTCTTTATTTTTTAGGATCAGCTGTTCTGCTGTAATCAATGCATAGGCTTCACTTTCAGTAAACATTATAGGAGAAACACGATAGCCCTCCATTAAAGAATAACCTTTTCCCTCCTCAACCAATATAGGTACACCGGCCATTTCTAAAGCTTTTATATCCCTATAGATTGTCCTTTTCGTCACAAGGAATTTTTCGGCTAATTCAGAAGCTTTAGTAAGACGTTTGGTTTGCAATTGGGTCAGGATCGCTGTTAGTCGGGAGAGCCTTTTGATATCTTTGCCATTATCCATTTATAATTTTGAGCTTTACTATTATTGATTTGCCATCATTCATCTATGATCAAATCAAAAATATCAAATAAAGTTGTTTAAATGCAATACTTTAAAATCAAAATAAATGAAAAAGTAGGAGTATTGATTCAAATCAAATTTTTTAAAACAATGTTTGCACGCTATTGTTTTAAAAATAAGATTACATTTTTTGATAAACCGATTGTATAATTTAATAATATGGAGACAATTATATTTTTAACCGACTTTTCTATTGCCGCCCGGCATGCCTTTGATCAGCTACTTACTATAGCTAAACGGACAAAAATTAACAATGTGATCATTTATCATTCGCTGGCTTATTTTAATAGCAAATTTTATAATACCGGAGATTTCATGCTTCCTCCCCCAGTAATTGATGAAATGGAAATAGAGGATGTGAAAGGAAAATTGCGCCTTCTTAAACAAGAACTTTTAACAGTATCCCCGATAACAGAGGTGAGTGCACATTACGACTTATTGACCGTTATGGATGGTGTTCTGCGAATTTCTGAAAATGAGAAGATTGACCTTATCGTTGTTGGTTTGAGAGGAAGTGACGATGGGGGAAAAAATAGTGTAGGATCAACAACCGTTGATCTCATCGAATCACATGCCTTTAATCTATTGCTGGTTCCAGAAATGAATCCGGCACATCTTTATAAAAAAGCACTTTTAGCTGTAGATTTATCACATTTGCATGAAAGGCTACCTGTAAAAACGATATTTCAGATGCAGGAGCTCTTGAGTTTAGAATGGCATGTCGTCAATGTTAGTGTCCTAGGTCAGCAGTCTGCTGCTCAACTTATAGAAGAGCAGTCATTTTTACATTCAAGTTTAGACAGTCTTGAGCCTATTTATTCCTATCTGGAAGGAGAGGATATCGTTTCGAAAATTAACACCTATGTAGAAGATCATCACATAGACCTCTTAGTTACAGCACCTCGGAAATTAGGCTTTTTAGCCACTTTATTTCGTAAAAGTGCTTCTAAAAAGTTGGCTGTTCACACCCGAGTGCCCATATTGATGTTGGTTCCTTAGAGACAGTATTAAATGCTGCCGCTTTGGATACGAGAGCGACCCTATATGGTATATTATACCTGATTTGATTTGCCATTATTAGAGACTAATCTCGCTATGACTACTGCTGGGTATAATATTCCAATTACGGACAACATCACTGATAGCATTCGGGCCGACATTCCGTCCGGATAGATATCGCCATATCCTACTGTTGTAAGGGAAACTAAACTGTAGTAAATATATACGGAATAATCCATGTCATTATTTGCTAACAGCACATTTCCGGTAATCGATTTTCCTGTGTGTATGTTTAAAATTTCAAAAGCAAAAGCTCCCATCAAAGCAAATAACAAATACACATTTATAGCACCGATGATTCGGTACTTATTCGTATTGGTGTCCCTGAAAAGTAATCGAATATTAATAAGTATAAATTGACTCATATTGATAAGCCCTGCCAGTCGTTCGATCAGGTAGTATTCTTTTGGTGTATCGTCAAATCTGATCAGCTGTAGGATTAAATGAGCAAAAAACAAGAGTGATGATAGATAAATACTCCACCTTTCTTTACTGGAAAAAATTCCAATAAAATACAATACCAAAAATAAAACATTTAGTATAATGATATTTGCAAAACCTTGTTCCAGTAGAATAGGCATGACAAATACCATAAACATCAACATAACCAGCAAGGTTACGAAACTAGCATCAGAAAGCCAGTAGTTCTTTATTTTATGAAGTGTATGTTTCAAAATTATTTTTTAAAAAGTATCGTCTCAGTCAGATCTTGTATTAAAGCTGTTCAGTTGATCTTTTATTACCGAAACTTTTCAATAAAAAATATCCAATTAATCCAGCTAAAACTGATGAAATCAGAATAGATAACTTCGCTTCATTAACATACAAAGGATTTTCATAAGATAATATGGAAATAAAGATAGACATTGTAAAACCAATACCGGCTAATAATCCAATTCCTATTATATGTTTTAAATTACTACCTTCCGGTAGGCTGCTAATTTTTAATTTAGAGCAGATGAAGGCCATCAAAAATATCCCTAAAGGTTTTCCTAGTAAAAGTCCAAGGCTGATACCGAGACCCAACGGAGCTATTAAGCCATGAATCATTTCGCTTTGAATGGTAATATTGGTGTTTGCAAAGGCAAATATGGGAATAATTAAAAAATTGACAGGTTTTACCAGAGCATGCTCTAATCGCTCTAATGGTGATTCGATTGCCGTATCGTTAGTTGGTATCGTCATGGCAACCAATACGCCCGCAACAGTAGCGTGAATACCTGAATGGTGTATGAAATACCAAATAAATACACCGGGAATAAGGTACAAGTAGGGATTTAAGATATTTAATCTATTCATAATGACTAGAATAGTAAGACCAATTCCGGCATATATCAGATAAGTAATTTCAATACCAGAAGAGTAAAATAATGCAATTACTAAAATTGCGATCAAATCGTCCACAATCGCCAGAGCGGCTAAGAAGATTTTTAAGCTTGCTGGTATTTTGTTTCCAAGCAGCGTTATAACAGCCAAAGCAAATGCAATATCTGTAGCCATCGGAATGCCCCAACCAGAAGCAGTGTCTGTTCCTGCGTTTATACTCAAATAAATCAGCGCAGGAATAACTGCTCCACCTATTGCGCAGAGGATAGGTAATGAAGCCTTCTTAGGAGAGGACAATTCGCCTTCTACAATCTCTCTTTTAATTTCTAAGCCTACCAGCAAGAAGAAGATTGCCATTAAACCATCATTAATCCAAAGGAGCACGCTATATTTTAAATGGACAGCAGTTGATTCATATCCCAATTCCCAATCTAAAAGCGCCTGAAGAGATGATCCGAGTGATGTGTTTGCAATGATTAATGAAATAATGACACAGATAAATAATAGTATTCCGCCAGCATTACTAGATTTGAAAAAATCTTTAAAAACATTTAGATTAATTCCTTTTTCCATAATTTCAATTGTAAAAGTTCAGTACAAAAATACAAATCATTGGAACCTCCAACTAGTAAAAAAGAGACATAAATACACCATAGCGATTCGTAATTTAGTGAATCAGTTCCAGGAATAGTGTTTCGGAGAAACACCTAAATATTGTTTGAAATCTTTAAAAAAATGATTGTAATCGTAATAGCCTCCCTCAAAAGGTGCCATATTTAATGGAGTAGGCATTTCTCTTTCATACATTTCATAGGTGTATATGAAGCGTTGAAGTGAAATATACTTCTTTGGTGTAATGCCAAGATATCGAAGGAAATTTCTTTGTAACCATTTTTGATTTACATTTTCACCTAATAACATCACCAGTTGAGAAACCGTTAGATTGCCTTTATATGTGTCTATAACCGTTATTGAAGATTTCAGAATAGGAGGTAAAAAATCATTTATTTTTAATTGTTCAAGCGCGCTATTCCAGACGTGAAGTTTATCTTCTATATTATTCTTGGTATACATCTCTTTAATGATAGAAGACCATTTCGTATCGACGACATCTTCAAAACTGCATACGGTATTATTTGTTAGCGCAGTGCTATTGATATTAAAGATGGAATAAAATGAGGCCGGATTAAAACGAATGACTATAATATATGCTAAACCATCGGGTATTTCCCACTGCATATCTTTAATTATTCCGCAACATAACCAAACGGATTTTAATTTGATCAGGTCACCCTTTTTTCTTAATATAGTTTCATTCGACAAGCTAGGCATAAAAATAAGCGAAGGAATACCATCATTGAACAGGGGCTGGTTTTTTTCTAGATCTTTACATGGAAATACATAAGTTCCTAATATGTATTTATTAGAGCAATTTTTAGAAAGTAAGCTGTCGTTTAAAGAATGTTGTCTTTGACTAAGCTCATTTTTTTTGATTCGATTTAATAATTTTATTGGCATATTTATATGTTTCAATCTATTGTTAGATTACTTTGACAAGGTGGGGTATTTAATACTTATTTTATAGCAATAATCATACCCATAAGGGAATATCTAATGTATATTTTAACAAGGTTTGTTCTACTAAAATGATCAGTAATAAGAGTATTATACATTAATTTTTGTTCGCTTAATACAATCTGTTATTCAGTGTATTAATCTTTAGCATGTTTCTTGAAATTGGACCAGACCAACTTAGATAAATCAATATTTATGATACTTGAAAAAATATGGTTACATTGGAACCTTAATTTAAAAAGAATTACATAATGAGTGAATCGATCAAAGCTATTATTGTTGGAATTGTACAAGGATTAACAGAATTTTTACCCGTTTCATCTTCCGGGCATATCGTTATTGCCCAACAGTTACTAGGTCTTCAATTCGATTCGGAGGAAAATTTATTGTTTGCTATTGTTTTACATTTAGCTACAGCTTTGAGTACTATTGTAATTTTTAGGAAGGACATTTTGAAAATAATCAAAGGAATATTTCAGTTTAAATGGAATGAGGAAACAAAATATTCTTGGTATATCGTACTTTCAATGATTCCTGCCACGTTTGTAGGTTTTTTTCTAAAAGATACGCTAGAAGAACTCTTCTCCAATTTATTAATTGTGGGCATGATGCTTTTAG is a window encoding:
- a CDS encoding GyrI-like domain-containing protein, translating into MKKITIEPFKLIGISIRTTNENGLAITDISDLWRRFIKENILEAIPNKIDNTIYSVYTDYVSDHTEPYTTIIGCKVKSLSTIPKAMVWKSIDGGNYLKLTAKGNLMNGLIVNKWQEIWKLDLNRVFTADFEVFGEKALDPPHAEIDFFIAVK
- a CDS encoding helix-turn-helix transcriptional regulator; the protein is MDNGKDIKRLSRLTAILTQLQTKRLTKASELAEKFLVTKRTIYRDIKALEMAGVPILVEEGKGYSLMEGYRVSPIMFTESEAYALITAEQLILKNKDSSFVKEYSEAINKIKSVLRNNTKDKSNLLSDRVLFRINSNNNRTSHFLSTIQLAMTNFKLIKIKYQSSENKQSTERSIEPFAMYSTQENWLLIAYCRLRKDFRTFRIDRILDLFTLNEEFEPNDMTMQEYFEICKKKSIS
- a CDS encoding universal stress protein — its product is METIIFLTDFSIAARHAFDQLLTIAKRTKINNVIIYHSLAYFNSKFYNTGDFMLPPPVIDEMEIEDVKGKLRLLKQELLTVSPITEVSAHYDLLTVMDGVLRISENEKIDLIVVGLRGSDDGGKNSVGSTTVDLIESHAFNLLLVPEMNPAHLYKKALLAVDLSHLHERLPVKTIFQMQELLSLEWHVVNVSVLGQQSAAQLIEEQSFLHSSLDSLEPIYSYLEGEDIVSKINTYVEDHHIDLLVTAPRKLGFLATLFRKSASKKLAVHTRVPILMLVP
- a CDS encoding potassium channel family protein; this encodes MKHTLHKIKNYWLSDASFVTLLVMLMFMVFVMPILLEQGFANIIILNVLFLVLYFIGIFSSKERWSIYLSSLLFFAHLILQLIRFDDTPKEYYLIERLAGLINMSQFILINIRLLFRDTNTNKYRIIGAINVYLLFALMGAFAFEILNIHTGKSITGNVLLANNDMDYSVYIYYSLVSLTTVGYGDIYPDGMSARMLSVMLSVIGILYPAVVIARLVSNNGKSNQV
- the nhaA gene encoding Na+/H+ antiporter NhaA, yielding MEKGINLNVFKDFFKSSNAGGILLFICVIISLIIANTSLGSSLQALLDWELGYESTAVHLKYSVLLWINDGLMAIFFLLVGLEIKREIVEGELSSPKKASLPILCAIGGAVIPALIYLSINAGTDTASGWGIPMATDIAFALAVITLLGNKIPASLKIFLAALAIVDDLIAILVIALFYSSGIEITYLIYAGIGLTILVIMNRLNILNPYLYLIPGVFIWYFIHHSGIHATVAGVLVAMTIPTNDTAIESPLERLEHALVKPVNFLIIPIFAFANTNITIQSEMIHGLIAPLGLGISLGLLLGKPLGIFLMAFICSKLKISSLPEGSNLKHIIGIGLLAGIGFTMSIFISILSYENPLYVNEAKLSILISSVLAGLIGYFLLKSFGNKRSTEQL
- a CDS encoding helix-turn-helix domain-containing protein, producing the protein MPIKLLNRIKKNELSQRQHSLNDSLLSKNCSNKYILGTYVFPCKDLEKNQPLFNDGIPSLIFMPSLSNETILRKKGDLIKLKSVWLCCGIIKDMQWEIPDGLAYIIVIRFNPASFYSIFNINSTALTNNTVCSFEDVVDTKWSSIIKEMYTKNNIEDKLHVWNSALEQLKINDFLPPILKSSITVIDTYKGNLTVSQLVMLLGENVNQKWLQRNFLRYLGITPKKYISLQRFIYTYEMYEREMPTPLNMAPFEGGYYDYNHFFKDFKQYLGVSPKHYSWN